Genomic window ([Chlorobium] sp. 445):
CTTGACCACAAAGCCCGCCGCCCAAACCCTTTGCGATTCCATATCCTCAGGATTTGTGCCGTAGTTGCCAATAAGCGGATACGCCATCACCACAATCTGCCCTGCATAGGACGGGTCTGTCAAGATTTCTTGGTAGCCGGTGTAAGCTGTGTTGAAGACAACCTCGCCTTCAGCATCGCTGTCATAGCCGAAGGATATGCCTTCGAAGACATCTCCACTTTCTAAGACAAGTTTTGCAGGTTTCATTCGTGCGTGCCGCATCAGGTTTGAGTGTGAAGCGGTCTATTTTGCCGCCTCAAGTTTGTCGGCTGTTTCCGTTTTTTCAACCGTAGCAATTGCTGAACGGTCAAATTTAAGTCGGATATTGTCAGCAGCTTGAATGACCACCGTCTTCTTTTCTTGATTAATCTCTACAATTGTGCCGTGCAATCCGCCAATTGTCACCACCTTGTCACCTTTCTTTAGTGCATCAAGTGCCTTTTGCCGCTCCTTTTCTTTTTTTTGCTGCGGACGAATCATAAAGAAGTAAAACACAGCGACCACCAAAATCAGCGGGACAATTTGAATCAGCGGATTTGGCGTCTCGTTTGGGTTACCGCTTGGTGGAGCAAAGAAGAATATGGAAAAAACTTGCAGTAAACTTAACATTTTGAGTTTTCTCTCCTTGATTAAATCGAATGTACATCAAAGATAACCGATTCCACACACTCTTACAATCTATCGCCCAGAATGATTTCAACTTCTACACAAATCCCTTTGCGAGGCGTACGACTTACCTTAAAATTGAGAGTTCCAGCGAGAAGTTTGGCAGAAGTGGATGAGCGCTAATGGATTGGTCAAAGCCGGTGAGCAGTTGCACTGCTGCATTTGGCGTGTAGATGCGCACTTCTTCAGCTTGCGGGAAAATTAGCCAGCCCAGCGCTGTGCCCGTCTCCAGATATTCTTTCATCTTCTCATCCATTTCTGCAAGGTCATCAGAATTTGACATCAATTCTACAACAAAGTCAGGTGCCAGTGGCGGAAAGGTCTCGCGCTCTTT
Coding sequences:
- the yajC gene encoding preprotein translocase subunit YajC, producing the protein MLSLLQVFSIFFFAPPSGNPNETPNPLIQIVPLILVVAVFYFFMIRPQQKKEKERQKALDALKKGDKVVTIGGLHGTIVEINQEKKTVVIQAADNIRLKFDRSAIATVEKTETADKLEAAK